The following nucleotide sequence is from Apium graveolens cultivar Ventura chromosome 4, ASM990537v1, whole genome shotgun sequence.
ATATATATGATCAATTAAACTATTAGACATATATGTGCTTATGGCGGCTTCCTATGACGCAGAAGGAGTGTGTTATTCAGAATGAAAGGAATGCAATTGCTATGTCCTGTTTTTGTAGAAGCATATAATAAAGGAGAGTTGGTATGTTGTTTCCTACTTTGTGATCACAAATCTTTATATTAAGGCATGTACTTttacttcatttcttttcaaatttGCTTAGTCAGTACAATTAATCTATTTATATTTTTTCGAATCAGCCTTTGTCTCGGAAGTTTATAAAAAATGTGGGTAATCAATTTACCAGAACAGTGTATCTCCGGGTTAGAAATGGTGATGCATGGCAATGTTCATTAGATAGTGTCAATGCATGCATATGAAATGTTGGGAAAATAATGGATATTTATGCAATTAAACCATACGGTGTCTTCCTTCTTGATTAAAAAGACCATGTACGTTTTCATGTTCAAATATTTGATGGTAATACGGTGGATATTGATTACCCACTAAGGCCTATTCAGTATCATAAAGTGTGCAGTACAGGACATGATCGGAAATTTTTTAGTCCAGCAGAAATTGAGAAACTGACAGCAAGGTTCTTCTACAATGCAATGGGTGACAACCGCTTAAGTGACAGAGTTTACATTGGCAAAGAACACCTTCAACAAAATACTTACACTCAGGTTACATTTTTCTCAATCGAATGTCATTTCCCCTTGCTACTTTTACTATTAAGTTCAATTGTAATTCTATATTGGTTAGGTGTTGCCTAATGATGTAATCGCCCGATTAAATGTACATGAACAAATGACCTGGGTTCAGTTATGCCTGAACAAAAGTAGTTGGATTATAAACTTGAAATGGGAGAATGGGAATTTGCTCTTTAACGAAGAGTGGACAAAATACTGTGGATATGTGAACTTGAAAGAAGGGGCTGTTTGTGTGATTTCGCGTACAGAGCATTCGCAGAGGTTGAATATAAGTATCATTGACAATGATAATGACAATGAATCAAAAACTGAAGGTTTATTTGCCATTCTTTATCAGACCTCACAAACATTAACTGTATATGACAAAATTGTTAACCATGTTGTATTCTTCCTGGGCAGTTCATGGAAGTGGAACTTCAGACAAAAAATGTTTCAAAATGGTTAGTCATGACATGCTGCATGACGTGAATCTGGTAACGTAATTGCATTACATACATTTATTGCAACAATTTTAGGGTGTGGCTAATACATTTATGTTCTTCACATCTATATTTGTAATATATAGGAATTAGCATCAAAGTTTATAGAAACTCATTGCTCAATGTTGGCTAAGAAAGTTAGGCTGTCCTTTGGTGATAGGTGGCACTACATTGCTAAGTTCCTAGAGCTCAATAAAAGTTTGTTCGATTTGGATGAAGTTTTCAACAATTATTCTGTGAGGGAGGGTTTTTGGATTTTCTTCGAATGTGTGGGTCCATCAAGTCTATACTTAACAATGTTTATCATAAATTGTATGGATATTCTTAATTCTATACCCGCTAAAGTGTCTTTAAAAGAGCTGGGGAAATGACTGTGTTTTGAGGTTACTGATATGTCTACGTCAGCTTCAGATTCTTCAGGTACTTTTAATTTGAGTATGTAGTATATTACCAAAGAACAATAGAAAATAACGAAATCTTCCTTTGCTTTATAACAGATGCTCATTTGGAGAAATCGCCAGGCCATACAACAGGTACAACAGTACTTTGTCCATTTATGTACTGCTGATTGTTGGGCTGTATGCATAATTCATACTAATTCTTTCGATCCCAGGATTGGTAATGACATATCATCAGGAGGAAGTCAATTACCTGAGATTTTGCATGATGCGCCTCAGGAAAATATCGAGGAAGGTACCTTTGAATTGATGGGTTAATGACATGTTATAGTTTGATACGTAAGTGTATATTTTGTGCAGGTGATCGTTGGGCTGTATGCAAAATTATAACTAATTCTTTCTATTCCAGGATTGGTTAATGAGATATCATTGGGAGGAAGTAAAAAACCTGGGATTTTGCATGATGCGGATCAGGCAAATGTGGAGGAAGGTACATTTTAAATGAAGGTTTAATGACTTGTTATAGTTTCATACGTAAGTGTAAAATTTCATGCCTCTTTAGGAGCCACCCAAGCAAATGCAGAAGTATATTTTGGTGAAGAAGAAAATACCCTTTCCTTCACAGTAACTCTGTTGCCATCACATGTTGATCAAAGAGGACACAGAGTGGTATGATAACCTGTACCCAGTCCTTGTAAAAAATTGATTATGCTTAATCTGTAATTGTACTCTAAACTTTTTTCTAATCTTCCATATAGTATTTGCCAAGACACATGCTCCAAGTATTTCGACCATGGACCAAATCCACTCTCATCAGACTTCTATTTGGAGATGGTACTTGGTATGTCGCTGTTCAACGAAAGAGGAAAACGTGCTGATTTGGATTGCGCTGGAACGATTTCACCTACGACAATAACTTTGTTGCAGGTAACAGACTACGATTCATGTACCAAAACAACTTCACATCCAGAGTTGTTCTGCTTACTTACTTGCACTTGCAATCTGGCATGAAGATTATGTGAAAGCCAATTTCAAAGAACCTGTACTATAATTCGGAACTTATTTGTACTTTTAAAATTTGTTACGTCTAATCAACTCTTCGCATTTTAATTATACCCTTTCTTCATCTCTTTCTATGGTCATTAGCGTAATTATTCTTTTATTATGTTACATGTAAGATGAAACAATTGAGAATACGTTTGTAGAAGAATAAACTACTACCAATCCGTAACATAAGTTACAATATATAATGGTAAAGAGCAATGTATTTAGTACAATAAAACATTTCCCTACAATCAGATTTACATAATTACTTAATCACAATACTGTATCGCTACATATTCATAAAATCAAACAAACTAAGCTTCTGGAAGGCCGTAAAAAACTTCTTCGCACACAACGTTCTGGGTTAAATTTGTAGCTGCaccagactcatcatcaacaaaTATAGTGAGGCCAGTGGGTGAGGTTACTCGACTAATAGCAACATAATACTGTCCAGGAGTGAAAACTGACTTAGGTAAGTATAGCCCAACTGTCTTCAGGGATTGACCTTGAGCTTTGTTGATTGTCATGGCATATCATATATGTAGAGGCATTTGTTTCCGTACCAATTTGAATGGCATTTTTGTATCTGAGGGAGAAAGCTCCATACGTGGAATGAAATGCTTCGAACCAACAAAGGTACCACAAATTACTTCACACTCCACACAGGAACCTCAGGCATTTGGTCACAATCATCCTTGTACCATTACACAAACCTAGCGTTTAGTTCAAATTACGCATTATCATAACAATAGCCCCAACCTTAAGTTTCAGATCATGTGGTGGCATCCCAACAACATTTAAGGAGTTCAAATACTCTAATGGGAAGGCTTCATTCAGATCATCATCTGTCCCACCAAATTCCTCTACAACATCAACACTAAAATAGGACACAGATTCTCCTGGGAGCTTGTCTATAATAAGCGAATTGAGGTGGCCCACAGTTTGGTTGGTAGGCGTCAAAATAGCTCTCTCGCTCAAGTACTGTGTACTGTGCCTTTCGTGAGAAAAATTAGGATACGTGTTACAAATCATGTTATCAACTGTGTTCTCAGTGTGTACATCACAGGACTGAGACGGAGTGAAAATTTGATTTTCAATTAGTGGCAAATTGCAGACCCGAGGTGGACTAACCTGGCCATTACCAATGTCAAGTACCCATTTTGCAAACTTTATAAGCTTTTCACTTTCATTCTCACTTTCACCTTGTTTCAAGCGCATGTTTTCTGTCAGCAAGAATACTTGGCAAATGGACCACAGCCGTGACCTAGTGATACAGGAAACTATATTATCAGCACGATCTCCATACGTAATGACTGGGAGGATTTGACGGAAATCACCACCAAGAACTACAGTAATACCGCTAAAAGGCATGTTGTAACATTCTGGATCAACATCTTTCATGATATCCTTCAATGATCGGTCTAGGCATTCGAATGCGTACATGTGTTGCATAGGCGCCTCGTCCCATATTATTAGTTGTGTCTGCTTTATGAGTTGCGCAATATCTAAATCATGGGCAATATTACATGTTAAACATTCATCAAGAACTATTGGAATTTTAAATCTAGAGTGTGCAGTCCGACCACCGGGCATTAATGTGGTAGCAATCCCAGGAGAAGCAACTGGAAGCACAATTTTACCTTCTGAACGTAACTTACATATAAGATTTCTCCATAAGAATGTCTTTCCACATCCACCACTACCATAAACGAAGAAAATCCCTCTAATATTACTGTCAATAGATTGTATTACTGCATCATATATTTTTCTCTGCTCCTCTGTACAGTCCTGTAGTAGCTTGGCAGTTTCATACTCCATCTTCCTGATATCATAGTTTGTCTCTTCAATTATCAAATTGTTTGTTCTATTGTTCAAATAGCTGCGAGGAGGTTGATGCAACTGATCATATTTCTTCAAGGATTTACCAACTGACCGGAGCAACTCATCTATTTCTGCAATATTACATATATTAAACTATTTAACCACATTCAGGCAATTATAGAAAAAAATTCAAACAATTAATGGACTGCAGTTCAAGTCcgcaaaaaatttaaaaattagtCGTAGACTATAATGTAAAAACGTCTCATACCTCCTAAAGCATAGAACTGCAGTTGCGTGTCGTTAAGAGTGAATAAGGTATTTGGACAAATTTTACGTCGTCTCGGTAAAATGTCATCAACCATGCTCTTCCAATGTCTACTCCATAAAGTCTTCAAATCAATGACTTTACAATTGACAATAATATGGACAAAAAGATGTCAAATCTGGGGAGGTAATCCACCTGTAGAAGCTTGAGTCAATACTTCATGCCATTCTTTATCATCGTCCAATAAACCATACTCTTTACAGGCATCGCGGAATGTACTGTAACAAACTCCATTAACGGTCCATAAAGACTCAAAGGAGGTGGCACCACGTACCTTCGTAAGCAATAAACGAAGAAATCAAGGCTCTCCCGTACTATGATGCGCATAACACAATCTACCTATTTGAAACCCACGCTTCCTCATGCTCCATCTCTTCTCACAATCATTATACACATAAAACCTTGGAATTTCATCATACGTGTACTTCCATGCATTAACATCAACAGAGTTTAATAAAAGGCTTTCGGTTTACTGAACTTGTTCTTCTCCCTGGCATCAACTTTCCCAAGCGCTTCATTGGCACGGAAGGTGCAGTTTTTATCACTTGGTAAGTGAAATGGAAGTCTCTCAACAGATATACTTCTATGATGGATAGGGAAGCCAAAATTCCTATAGGCTGATTTAGCACCACATAAATATCTGCCATCAAAATATGCATTTATCTCATCTATTCCCCCCTCATCACTGTCATTCGGTTGCCTTTTTCTCTTTCTCTGGACTTGAACCGTAGCACGATCATGGCCTTTCAAACAGTATTTAAATTAATACTTAAGACTGCGTGCGTGACAATATATTTCCACATTTATATGGCATTGATACTTGACCAAAAGATCCCGATTGTATGGTACTACTCACTGATTGTCCAGCTCAGTCTTCCTTATTTCAACAGTAATGTTTGTCCTGCGTCGCATATACATCGGGAAACCACTGTCATCAAAAGTAGTTCGAGCACGGTACCTGAAACCATTCAGTTATTACAAAGTTCAGGTATTAGGTTAGGTTATTGGATTCTGAAATGACACAAAAAAGGTATGCCTATTTCTTACTTTTTGGGAAAATGACGTATGCAACGTAAATCTTTCATGCATGGGAACTTGACATTTTGCAAACCACATGGACCGTGGATCATAAATTCCTTCATGGCTGCATAACCAACCGGATCTAATAAAGGATCTGGGATTTCTGCGGATACAAATTTATCCACATTTTGCTTgagatttttttttcaaatcaGCATCAAGCCATATTAAAATATGTACATGTGGAAGGCCTCTTTTCTGAAACTCGATGACATACATAACTGCAAAATTGGAAAATGTAGATTATATTGGCAATTTGCAAAATAAAATGTACTTTTACCAAAATCTTCTCAACGTAATAATGTAattagaaattaaactaaggaATTCCTGGTAAGCACTCTTATCTCCAATACAAACCCCAAAGTGTTTTTTGTCCTTAATATCTACCATTAACTGATCAAGTTTTAGCCTAAACACCCTTGATATGATGTCGGGACATTTTGGAGCAATGCAACCAGGCACATACTCCATCATCTTCTGTATTTCATCCCAAAGAGAATTATAAGTCATAGTCAGGAATATGTCAGGATGTCCGATGTAACGGCATACGGCCAGCGCGTCTTGGAAATTTTGTTGCATGTATCGCTTCGAACCAACGTAGCCAGCTGACAGAACTATACCTTTACCGGTATTTGAACTGTCCATATCACCTCTGTTAACAGATCTACAAATATTGTTGTATAATTCATTCCGTAAAGTAGTTTGGTGAGTACGCATCATAGTCGTGTTTGTTCAATGGTAGAAAAAGCATCAACCATATACTGTTGAAATAGTCTTCCACCAAGCCGAGGAGTCAAACCTACAATACAACTTTCATTATTTATTTCTGGGAaacataaaaaaatcaaatttttttatgaaatatAACTTACCATCAGCCTCTCTAATTTGGAAAGCATATGAGTAGTAATTCTTCAGAGACAAAAAGCCACGTGGTTTGCAAGAACTATCAGCAGTCTTTTGAAATTTTATCTTTGGGTGAAATCCATCTTCTCTACGTGGAAAGAGGAAAGGGTATTGTAAAGCCATCAACTTCGGATGAACATAAGAAACACGGACTAAACCTTTACCTTTTTCATTGACAACTATATCACGGTCGCCACATGTTTCTTCAGTGTCGCCAACCATAATGCCAGCAACTTCATCAGTGCTAGAAATATGACACTCTCTTCCACTCTCAGATTTAATAACTTTCAGTGTAATCTGCAGCTCAACAATTTCATCGCTTTCATACAGATCACGCTGCTGCCTAAACTCACCAACCAATTGATTTGTTGCATCTAACATTGTTATAAGACCTCGTACAACCTCTTTATCAACACTTTCTCGGTCCTGAACACTAACCCACCGAAGATGATTATCAACTTCGTTAATGGTGTCATAAATGTAAAGTTGACAAAATTTGGGGGTTTCATTATCATTCGGTATTAAAGATCCAAAAACATGGTGGTTCCGACCATTTAATCTGTACACATAAGGCGTCCTTCCATTATTAATTGAATGATCTATGTTACCGCTGGTAGAAGTAAAGGCAAAAATTGCATTATACAGTCGTATCAATCTATGAAAAGCAGGACCTCTTTTCTTGTCGTTGTATAAATCCAGCAAATACTGAGGGGTAGGAGGGATTGGAGGCAATCTCACTGCACCTTTCATGCAACAAAGAGAAAATATAGGACAACCTTTAGTGACATTTTTATTTACCCTTTCTTCCTTCCACATCCGAGCATGGCATTTCGAACATATGGCAATAGGACCACCCAAAGAAGCATACTCCTCAGGAATGACACGTCGCGGTGCACGTCTGCTCTGCATCAAATTACAATCTGAATTCATCTCATCAACAATGTCTTTATCATCACCATCATACGACCAActaagacaatctgcatcatctgCATTTTTTAATTTTAGTGTCACAAAATTAAATGTGGATATTTTTTTAGGAGTACATCTTTGTATTTCTTACCACTTGATTCACAACCACTTGCTTCATAATCTGATCCTTCAGAATCATCAGACCACAACGAAGGAGCAACTACGTTCGGACCTGCAAGAAAACATTAAATGGTAAATCATAATTacgtaacacataacaaagaCGAAATGTCACATAGATATCATCACCTTCATTAAAGTCATTACTTTCTTCCTCATCATCAGTAACAATCTCATCTGCGAATAATTCTGTACCAAACCCAAGATAATTTTCCTTCCCTTTCTGGTTCAAAGGTTCACGTCC
It contains:
- the LOC141719856 gene encoding uncharacterized protein LOC141719856 yields the protein MGGEEADKFFNMEDLNADYGQKYRRTKLLNGNKENAVVDFAVADRCALSSSTSKEHDHRINGQSLYSVTQNEPITSVHPSNSMLTESTPNIVRLVGKRRKLGDLPRSGHFNETAAKCSSPIFTPRSNSRGNYMNPPEGSQDRTPLSDVTNSGSASFPRNMVREETRSNINDVSLNGREPLNQKGKENYLGFGTELFADEIVTDDEEESPNVVAPSLWSDDSEGSDYEASGCESSDDADCLSWSYDGDDKDIVDEMNSDCNLMQSRRAPRRVIPEEYASLGGPIAICSKCHARMWKEERVNKNVTKGCPIFSLCCMKGAVRLPPIPPTPQYLLDLYNDKKRGPAFHRLIRLYNAIFAFTSTSGNIDHSINNGRTPYVYRLNGRNHHVFGSLIPNDNETPKFCQLYIYDTINEVDNHLRWVSVQDRESVDKEVVRGLITMLDATNQLVGEFRQQRDLYESDEIVELQITLKVIKSESGRECHISSTDEVAGIMVGDTEETCGDRDIVVNEKGKGLVRVSYVHPKLMALQYPFLFPRREDGFHPKIKFQKTADSSCKPRGFLSLKNYYSYAFQIREADEINNESCIVGLTPRLGGRLFQQSVNRGDMDSSNTGKGIVLSAGYVGSKRYMQQNFQDALAVCRYIGHPDIFLTMTYNSLWDEIQKMMEYVPGCIAPKCPDIISRVFRLKLDQLMVDIKDKKHFGVCIGDKIMYVIEFQKRGLPHQNVDKFVSAEIPDPLLDPVGYAAMKEFMIHGPCGLQNVKFPCMKDLRCIRHFPKKYRARTTFDDSGFPMYMRRRTNITVEIRKTELDNQYVVPPPLSLYGPLMEFVTVHSAMPVKSMVYWTMIKNGMKHWKSMVDDILPRRRKICPNTLFTLNDTQLQFYALGEIDELLRSVGKSLKKYDQLHQPPRSYLNNRTNNLIIEETNYDIRKMEYETAKLLQDCTEEQRKIYDAVIQSIDSNIRGIFFVYGSGGCGKTFLWRNLICKLRSEGKIVLPVASPGIATTLMPGGRTAHSRFKIPIVLDECLTCNIAHDLDIAQLIKQTQLIIWDEAPMQHMYAFECLDRSLKDIMKDVDPECYNMPFSGITVVLGGDFRQILPVITYGDRADNIVSCITRSRLWSICQVFLLTENMRLKQGESENESEKLIKFAKWVLDIGNGQVSPPRVCNLPLIENQIFTPSQSCDVHTENTVDNMICNTYPNFSHERHSTQYLSERAILTPTNQTVGHLNSLIIDKLPGESVSYFSVDVVEEFGGTDDDLNEAFPLEYLNSLNVVGMPPHDLKLKVGAIVMIMRNLN